The following nucleotide sequence is from Thermus hydrothermalis.
TATGGGCTTTTCGGCCGGGGGCAGGTGATCCTGAGGGAGGGGGAGGTCCTGGTGGCCGCCAGCGACCCCCGGGCCGAAGGGCTCGCGCTTGCGCTTTAGCGTGGTATCCTTGGCCCGGGGCCTTTGCCCCTCCCATGCTGCGATTGGAAAACATCACCAAGCGCTTTGGACCCGTGGTGGCCAACCGGGGCATCACCCTCGAGGTGGGCCGGGGCGAGGTCCTCGCCCTTCTCGGGGAGAACGGGGCGGGGAAGACCACCTTGGTGAGCGTCCTCTATGGCCTCTACGCCCCCGATGAGGGGCGGATCCTCCTGGACGGGAAGGAGGTGCGCATCCCCTCCCCCAGGGCGGCCCAGCGGCTTGGCATCGCCCTCGTGCCCCAGCACCCCGAGCTCATAGAGGCCCACACCGTGGCGGAAAACCTGGCCCTGGGGCTAGACCTCCCGCCCTTTTTCGCCCGGCGGGCCTTGGTGGGGCGGCTTAGGGCCTTGCTTCAGGACCACCCTTTGGGGGTGGACCTCGAGGCCAAGGTGGAAAGGCTTTCCGCCGGGGAAAAGCAACGGGTGGAGCTCCTAAGGGCCCTCCTAAACCGTCCCCGGATCCTCATCCTGGACGAGCCCACGAGCGTCCTTACCCCCAAGGAGGCGGAAGAGCTTTTTCAGGAGATCGCCCGCCTGAAGGCCGGGGGCCTTGCCGTCATCTTCATCAGCCACAAGCTGGACGAGGTCTTGGCCATCGCCGACCGCATCGCCGTGCTCCGGGCGGGGGAGAAGGTGGGGGAACTCCCGCGGCAGGAGGCGGACAAGGAGCGCCTGGTGCGCCTCATGGTGGGCCGGAGCCCTAGTCCCCCGCCCAAGGCCCCGCCGCCCCGGGAGGAGGTGGTCTTGGAGGTGGAGGACCTCCTGGTCCCCCGGCACGGCTTTCCCGTCCAAGGGGTTTCCTTCGCCCTCCGGGCGGGGGAGGTCTTGGGCGTGGCCGGGGTGGCGGGAAGCGGCCAGAAGGAGCTCGTGGAGGCCCTGGCGGGGCTTAGGCCCTATCGGGGCACGGTGCGCTTTTTGGGGAGGCCCCTGCCCAAAGACCCCGCCCAGGTTTTCTCCCTGGGCGTGGCCCATATCCCCGAGGAACGGGCCATGGGCGTGGTGGGGGGGATGAGCGTGGCGGAGAACCTGGCCCTTAGGACGTATCCCGCCTATGCCCGGTTTGGGCTTTTGGACTACCGGAGCTTGGAGGAGGAGGCTCGGGCCCTCATGGCCGCTTACGCCATCAAGGCCCCTTCCCCGAGGACCCCGGTGCGCTTCCTTTCGGGGGGCAACGTGCAAAAGGTGATCCTGGCCCGGGAGCTCAAGGGGGGCCCCCGGCTTGTCCTGGCCATGCACCCCACCTACGGGGTGGACGTGGGGGCGGCGGAGGAGGTGCACGGGAGGCTTTTGGACCTGGCCCGGCAAGGGGCCGCCATCCTCCTGGTGAGCGAGGACCTGGACGAGATCCTGGCCCTCTCCCACCGGGTGGCCGCCTTGTACCACGGAAGGCTGGTGGGGCCCGTTCCCCGGGAGGAGGCGGACCGGGAGCGGCTTGGCCGCATGATGGCGGAAGGACGGGCATGAGACTGGAGCTAGACCCCGCCCCTACCCCCAGGAAGGTGGCTTTAAGCTACGGGGCTTTCTTGCTCCTGGCCTTCCTCCTTTTGGGCCTTCTCTTCCTCGCCTATGGGGTCTCCCCCCTAAAGGCCTATGGCCTCCTCCTTTCCCCGCTTTTAGACCCCTTGGGCCTGGCGGAGGTGGCCCGCAGGGCCATCCCCCTCCTCCTCATCGGGGCGGGGCTCAGCCTTGCCTTCCGGGTGGGGTTCTTCAACATCGGGGCCGAGGGGCAGCTCCTCATGGGAGCGGTGGGGGCGGCCTACGTGGCCCTTTTCCTGCCCCCGGGGCCCTATACCCTCCTCCTCATGTTCTTCCTTGGGGGGGCGCTTGGGGCCTTGTGGGCGGGGTTTGCCGCTTGGCTTCGGGTGCGCTTCGGGGCGAGCGAGATCCTCACCACCCTGATGCAGAACTACCTGGCCTACTACTTGGTGGTCTACTTGGTGGCGGGGCCTTGGAAGGGACAGTTCGTCTTCGGCTTCCTCTACACGGACCGCTTCCCCGAGGCGGCCAGGCTTCCTAGGCTTGGGGAAACCCTCGTCCACTGGCCCACCCTGCTCCTTGGGGTGGGGGCGGCGCTGCTTCTCCACCTCCTCCTCTTCCGCACCCCCTTGGGCTTCGCCTTGCGCATCCTGGGGGAGAACCGGGAGGCGGCGCGGTACCTGGGGCTTAAGGAGGGGCGGCTTCTCCTCCTGGTGGCTGTGGCCTCGGGCCTCCTTGCCGGGTTTGCCGGGGTGGGGGAGGTGGCGGGGATCCACGGGAGGCTTTTGGAACCCGCCCAGATCTCCCTGGGCTACGGCTTCACCGCCATCCTGGTGGCCTGGCTCGCCCGGGGAAGGCCGGGGCTTACCCTCCTCACCGCCCCCCTCCTCGGGCTCATCCTGGCGGGGGGGGACGCCTTGAAGCTGGCCTTCTCCATGCCCTTTCGGGTAGTGGACGTGGTGGCGGGGCTTTTGCTCCTGGCCTGGATCGGGGCGGAGGCGGCAAGCCGCCACCGGATCCTTTGGAGGCGCTGATGGAAGAGGCGTTGGTGCGTGCCGTGCTTTTCGGTACCCCTATCCTCCTCGCCGCCTTGGGGGCCCTCCTGGCCGAGCGGAGCGGGGTGGTGAACCTGGGGGTGGAGGGGATCATGGCCCTTTCGGCCCTCGCCGCCTTCGCCGCCGCCTTGGGGGCGGGGCCTTGGGTGGGGGCGGTGGCCGGGGTGGGGGCGGGGGTGCTCCTTTCCCTTTTCCTGGGGCTTTTCGCCATCACCTTGAGGGCCAACCCCTTCGTGGCGGGGTTGGCGGTGGCTGCCCTGGGCCTTGGGGCCTCGGGGATCTTGGGGAAGCGCTACGAGGGGGTGCCCCTAGAAAACCCCTTGCCCGAGGTGCCTTTGGCCCTCCTTTCCCTCCTCTTGGCCTTTCTCCTCCACCTCCTCCTCTACCGGAGCCGGTTTGGCCTTTACCTGAGGAGCGTGGGGGAGAACCCCAAGGCGGCGGACCTCTTTGGGGTGGGCGTGGAGGGGGTGCGCTACCTGGCCTTGGGGCTTGGGGGTGGGCTGATCGGCCTTGGTGGGGCGTACCTTTCCTTGGCTTACCGCCCTTCCTGGACGGACGGGATGACCTCGGGGCTTGGCTGGGTGGCCATCGCCTTGGTGATCCTGGCCGCCTGGGAGCCCCTGCGGGCGGTCTTTGGGGCCTACCTCTTCGGCCTCCTCTTCTTCCTGCAGTTTCGGCTTCAGGGCAGTGTACCTATACCGTCCGAGGCCTTCGCCGCCATGCCCTACCTTCTGGTTATCCTGGTCCTGGCCCTCTCGGGCCGGTCCCGGGCCCCCAGGGCCCTGGGCCAGCCCTTTGAGCGGGGGAGGTGAAGGATGCGGAAACTGGTTTGGCTTTTGGCCCTCCTTTTGGGGATGGGCCTGGCGCAAGGGGAGAAGCTCAAGGCCTGCTTCATCTATGTGGGCCCCGTGGGGGATGCTGGCTGGACCTACGCCCACGATGTTGGGCGGAAGAAGGCGGAGGCGGCGCTCCCTTGGTTGGAGACCCGCTACGTGGAAAGCGTTCCGGAGGCCCAGGCCTTGCCCGTCATTGACCGCTTCGTGAAGGAGGGGTGCCAGGTCATCTTCGCCACCAGCTTCGGCTACATGGAGGCGGTACTCGAGGCGGCCAAGAAGTACCCGGACGTCATCTTCGCCCACGCCACCGGGTTCAAACGGGCCCCCAACGTGGCCACCTACATGGCGGACTTCTACCAGGTCTACTACCTGAACGGCCTCGCCGCCGGGGCCCTCACCAAGACGGGCAAGGTGGGGTACGTGGCCGCCTTCCCCATCCCCGAGGTGAAGCGGCACATCAACGCCTTCGCCCTGGGGGTGCGGGCGGTGAACCCCAAGGCCCAGGTCCTGGTGCGTTGGATCAACGCCTGGTACGACCCCGCCAAGGCCCGGGAGGCCACGGAGGCGCTCCTTTCCCAAGGGGCGGACGTCTTCGCCTTCACCGAGGACACCCCCACGGTGATCCAGACGGCCGCCAAGAAAGGGGCCTACTCCTTCGGC
It contains:
- a CDS encoding ABC transporter ATP-binding protein, whose amino-acid sequence is MLRLENITKRFGPVVANRGITLEVGRGEVLALLGENGAGKTTLVSVLYGLYAPDEGRILLDGKEVRIPSPRAAQRLGIALVPQHPELIEAHTVAENLALGLDLPPFFARRALVGRLRALLQDHPLGVDLEAKVERLSAGEKQRVELLRALLNRPRILILDEPTSVLTPKEAEELFQEIARLKAGGLAVIFISHKLDEVLAIADRIAVLRAGEKVGELPRQEADKERLVRLMVGRSPSPPPKAPPPREEVVLEVEDLLVPRHGFPVQGVSFALRAGEVLGVAGVAGSGQKELVEALAGLRPYRGTVRFLGRPLPKDPAQVFSLGVAHIPEERAMGVVGGMSVAENLALRTYPAYARFGLLDYRSLEEEARALMAAYAIKAPSPRTPVRFLSGGNVQKVILARELKGGPRLVLAMHPTYGVDVGAAEEVHGRLLDLARQGAAILLVSEDLDEILALSHRVAALYHGRLVGPVPREEADRERLGRMMAEGRA
- a CDS encoding ABC transporter permease, with product MEEALVRAVLFGTPILLAALGALLAERSGVVNLGVEGIMALSALAAFAAALGAGPWVGAVAGVGAGVLLSLFLGLFAITLRANPFVAGLAVAALGLGASGILGKRYEGVPLENPLPEVPLALLSLLLAFLLHLLLYRSRFGLYLRSVGENPKAADLFGVGVEGVRYLALGLGGGLIGLGGAYLSLAYRPSWTDGMTSGLGWVAIALVILAAWEPLRAVFGAYLFGLLFFLQFRLQGSVPIPSEAFAAMPYLLVILVLALSGRSRAPRALGQPFERGR
- a CDS encoding ABC transporter permease, whose protein sequence is MRLELDPAPTPRKVALSYGAFLLLAFLLLGLLFLAYGVSPLKAYGLLLSPLLDPLGLAEVARRAIPLLLIGAGLSLAFRVGFFNIGAEGQLLMGAVGAAYVALFLPPGPYTLLLMFFLGGALGALWAGFAAWLRVRFGASEILTTLMQNYLAYYLVVYLVAGPWKGQFVFGFLYTDRFPEAARLPRLGETLVHWPTLLLGVGAALLLHLLLFRTPLGFALRILGENREAARYLGLKEGRLLLLVAVASGLLAGFAGVGEVAGIHGRLLEPAQISLGYGFTAILVAWLARGRPGLTLLTAPLLGLILAGGDALKLAFSMPFRVVDVVAGLLLLAWIGAEAASRHRILWRR
- a CDS encoding BMP family ABC transporter substrate-binding protein, translated to MRKLVWLLALLLGMGLAQGEKLKACFIYVGPVGDAGWTYAHDVGRKKAEAALPWLETRYVESVPEAQALPVIDRFVKEGCQVIFATSFGYMEAVLEAAKKYPDVIFAHATGFKRAPNVATYMADFYQVYYLNGLAAGALTKTGKVGYVAAFPIPEVKRHINAFALGVRAVNPKAQVLVRWINAWYDPAKAREATEALLSQGADVFAFTEDTPTVIQTAAKKGAYSFGHYTPMLKFAPDHVVSGQIVHWDVIYIDFLKKVKEGVYTAKNLQNVDYFWLLQHKAVEMGADYGVPINPKHVPLLQKAKMRVAGKEVAVYDRIMALLKDMSSPKPTFDPFTGPIRDRKGVVRIPAGRKATLEELLTMEWAAPGVVGDWPGEPK